A DNA window from Christiangramia salexigens contains the following coding sequences:
- a CDS encoding acyl-CoA reductase, producing the protein MTIDDHKSHLISLGKFLNQFEVDESVKNENLPANDTLFSELDEKIDRAIHHNGWFNRENIIFSLKQWSEALTENNLKLWLDKYDLSNSGGKTVGIVMAGNIPLVGFHDFISVLVTGHKVLVKLSSSDKLLLPVIAKYLMQLDSRYEERILFTEEKLENFEAVIATGSNNTARYFEYYFKKRPNIIRKNRNSVAVITGDETQEELSRLGEDIFRYYGLGCRNVSKLYVPENYDFDSFFKAIYDWNPLINQDKYANNYDYNKAVYLMSEFKLLDNGFLMLKEDESFGSPIATLFYEQYSSKEELSQQLESNSEKIQCVVKNKPEHADVLFGNTQKPKLWDYADDIDTIQFLSKL; encoded by the coding sequence ATGACAATTGATGACCACAAGTCACATCTTATAAGCTTAGGTAAATTCCTTAACCAATTTGAGGTAGATGAATCTGTTAAAAATGAGAATCTTCCTGCAAATGATACTCTGTTTTCTGAACTGGATGAAAAGATTGACAGAGCGATCCATCATAATGGATGGTTCAACAGGGAAAATATCATTTTCTCTTTAAAGCAATGGAGCGAGGCTCTCACAGAGAATAATCTTAAGCTTTGGCTGGATAAATACGACCTTTCTAATAGCGGTGGGAAAACCGTTGGAATCGTAATGGCTGGTAATATACCGCTTGTAGGATTTCATGATTTTATTTCGGTTCTCGTCACGGGTCATAAGGTTTTGGTAAAGTTATCTTCCAGTGACAAGTTACTTTTGCCGGTGATCGCAAAATATTTAATGCAACTTGATAGCAGATACGAAGAACGCATCCTTTTTACTGAAGAAAAACTGGAAAATTTTGAGGCAGTTATCGCAACCGGAAGTAATAATACAGCCAGATATTTTGAATACTATTTCAAAAAAAGACCGAATATCATTAGAAAGAATAGAAATTCTGTGGCGGTGATCACCGGGGATGAAACTCAGGAAGAGCTTTCGAGATTAGGGGAAGATATCTTCAGATATTATGGCCTTGGTTGCCGGAATGTATCCAAATTGTATGTGCCGGAGAATTATGACTTTGATAGTTTTTTCAAGGCTATATATGACTGGAATCCGCTGATCAATCAGGATAAATACGCCAACAATTACGATTATAATAAAGCGGTTTATCTGATGAGTGAATTCAAATTACTCGATAACGGGTTTTTAATGCTTAAAGAAGATGAAAGCTTTGGTAGTCCTATAGCAACGCTTTTCTATGAACAATATAGTAGTAAAGAAGAGCTAAGTCAGCAGCTTGAAAGCAATTCAGAGAAGATCCAATGTGTGGTTAAGAATAAGCCGGAACATGCGGATGTGCTTTTTGGAAACACTCAAAAACCGAAGCTATGGGATTATGCAGACGATATTGATACTATTCAGTTTCTGTCGAAGCTCTAA